From a region of the Dermatophagoides farinae isolate YC_2012a chromosome 3, ASM2471394v1, whole genome shotgun sequence genome:
- the LOC124498498 gene encoding uncharacterized protein LOC124498498, producing MFKIFRILHRNNFFLFDVYIFLTLFTYGIQIITTNLLLQDKICRLHYNQSQFFCQHINEDIFEGDDKIIKDRILSSAALFNNYSNLIQAIPMFIWSLFFGSFLDRQTGATRMIFAWISLLSVFTAIFYLFNIFDFSIDPYILLFTGITGYLTGGMATFLTVTHRYMIINTDQEYRTLRFTIFQIYLIVAVSLGSLLGGHLIWLVSDRGELLRNYDLNMWIVLALQVFSFIMILVIGIDRKEDPNLSEIHRDVDKTIIDQIDESNPELNSDRNRSYSFNSYTNITNMGKNRLRSHINYTCRSFFDVGNVRQTFRCLIQPRMNRIREQIMLLILLLFLQFLNSYGMDSMFLQFSQKVYHFDSKTYSNVSALSKVIPSIALLISSHILVNRLNWKDGTILTVTFSTGFISQVLIGTFATPTVYLIALVIGSISGLSAVVLKTKISKLIPKDEVGKIFSVISTIESLVPFLGTLIFSTIFSASVSTYPTLIYHVSAAMTLLGLILALFQDLYFHD from the exons atgttcaaaatatTTCGAATACTTCatcgaaataattttttcctattcgATGTGTATATATTTTTAACATTGTTTACCTATGGCATACAAATAATAACGACAAATTTATTGTTACAAGATAAAATATGTCGTCTCCATTATAATCAAAGTCAATTTTTCTGTCAACATATAAATGAAGATATTTTCGAaggtgatgataaaatcattaaaGATCGAATCCTTTCTTCGGCCgcattattcaataattacAG CAATCTAATACAGGCTATACCAATGTTTATTTGGTCACTATTTTTCGGTTCTTTTTTGGATCGACAAACCGGTGCAACCAGAATGATATTTGCATGGATCAGCTTACTTAGTGTATTTACCGCTATTTTTTAtctattcaatattttcgatTTCTCCATTG ATCCatacattttattattcactgGAATAACCGGATATTTGACTGGTGGTATGGCTACATTTCTAACTGTAACGCATCGttatatgattattaatacTGATCAAGAATATCGTACTTTAAGATTCActatatttcaaatttatctGATAGTTG CTGTATCATTGGGTTCATTACTTGGTGGTCATCTGATTTGGCTTGTTTCAGATCGTGGCGAATTATTACGAAATTATGATCTCAACATGTGGATCGTTTTAGCCTtacaagttttttcttttatcatGATTTTAGTTATTGGTATCGATAGAAAAGAAGATCCAAATCTATCAGAAATTCATAGAGATGTTGATAAAACTATCATTGATCAGATTGATGAATCGAATCCTGAATTGAATAGTGATCGAAATCGATCTTATTCTTTCAATTCCTACACGAATATAACAAATATGGGCAAAAATCGATTACGTTCTCATATAAACTATACATGTCGTTCATTCTTCGATGTTGGAAATGTTCGGCAAACATTTCGATGTCTTATTCAGCCTAGAATGAATAGAATACGTGAACAAATTATGTTGCTGATCTTATTGTTATTTCTACAATTTCTCAATAGTTATGGTAtggattcaatgtttttgcaATTTTCACAAAAAGTCTatcatttcgattcaaaGACCTATTCAAATGTATCAGCGTTGTCTAAAGTGATACCAAGCATTGCCTTATTGATAAGCTCACATATCCTAGTCAATCGTCTCAACTGGAAAGATGGTACTATTTTAACAGTAACATTTTCTACTGGATTCATCAGCCAAGTTTTGATTGGTACATTTGCTACACCTACTGTTTACCTAATAGCATTGGTTATCGGATCAATCAGTGGATTATCGGCGGTTGTActtaaaacgaaaatttccaaattaATTCCCAAAGATGAAGTTGGCAAAATTTTCAGTGTTATTTCGACGATCGAATCATTGGTACCATTTCTTGGCACATTAATATTTTCCACCATATTTTCGGCCAGTGTTTCAACATATCCTACCCTTATTTATCATGTTTCTGCTGCCATGACCTTGCTAGGTCTAATATTGGCGCTATTTCAggatttatattttcatgattaa
- the LOC124498490 gene encoding uncharacterized protein LOC124498490, whose translation MIALKTFHFIFIIATTTIHLNNGLMNNLNDPNHVNVPDFQPRFRPIDTMIMMMMIRAKRQSNLTLSELDDNNKENIFPTTMLPLTPVTMTGFKNSTIITTTTSSTGSTNTNHHSSSIDNRKVQSFISLIKIEDDFKPLFKGRIIPKNELNLTDKARKVMSELDYYDDLDNDGDGEDYESDDYDENIENVITIVTSTTESSVKKTDGNINNNEDSYSEEDDIDRAVGGISGILEKLIRGPNKEEINAKSKPEDVYIFLSRIIQNEYGKSIKATIPRIYDYQFPISERISQRCFNSFAQFADRLRKHYIWPHKMIEASASFSSFNKFALRSYGDFDSCLDIVADDGDRRTNEVFFTGQYCLLQVELPLPELKSSITYYDRILYFNQTELFGTFSEYFMMIAPFLYSNPLSFGLCLPSTCSASEIERVGNFFLHRLHINIRRSSDCYSRLNMTVEALPEDFYELDLESIKQMQSFHIGQFIGQMNRYQILIILFAVASIITVLLATVYEVYHRYSNETLWKSHQRDRPKSFIVCFSFRYSLEQIFIIRDRYVCQQMLGQPIDFLKNQSQMVNTVCLDALKSIALAWICLSNFYLLGYQPQMISSLPHLRDLVFNMRTNVFYQIVIQSWLSFEIFFAISGFLLAYTFLPYIAKHEGRPSLSFFFAKRFVRLLPSMFFLCMAIKLLPLWKNAGPLYNSSVEKILQPCQNHILRSLLFFADFYDYNITCLPHLWYISNEFQISMFGVFVLIFVYNRRKHAMKTFFTLIMIGILFSGLIAYRLQLKSLIIVNAIMDEIPNIFKSIHFNGFAHFQSYFAGMALGYYFRMNYSQAAKPFNFVLPLRILIALILLTLSSSYAIYIPLIFSHYTSPTSDDVNNWLIILYYATARILFIGPTLWIIIQCLPRNNIFTKVLSWSIFRICSHLSFQIYLWNLIIIWIYLFTKRTLLEINLMESFPVAMSLFILTVVISMFTFLLFEAPYRNLFRYYFESPRTHSNCSTISMNDRNQNNVNTTTTTTATTMDNGQMKTTVLIAKQNDSIRMNEYRVYDNPNIVIDS comes from the exons atgattgcattgaaaacttttcattttattttcataattgctaccaccaccattcaCCTAAATAATGGtttgatgaacaatttaAATGATCCAAATCATGTGAATGTCCCAGATTTTCAACCTCGATTCAGACCTATTGatacaatgattatgatgatgatgattcgtgCTAAACGACAATCTAATCTTACTTTATCGGAActtgatgacaataataaagagaacatttttccaacaacaatgttaCCATTGACACCTGTAACAATGACTggtttcaaaaattcaacaataataacaacaacaacaagttcaACAGGTTCGACCaatacaaatcatcattcaagtTCGATTGACAATCGAAAAGTTCAAAGTTTTATCAgtttaatcaaaattgaagATGATTTCAAACCATTATTTAAAGGACGTATTATAccgaaaaatgaattaaatttgacGGATAAAGCCCGAAAAGTAATGAGTGAAttagattattatgatgatctggataatgatggtgatggcgaAGACTATGAaagtgatgattatgatgaaaatattgaaaatgtcaTTACAATTGTCACTTCTACCACTGAATCGTCAGTGAAAAAAACGGATggaaacatcaacaacaatgaagaCAGTTACTCAGAAGAAGATGATATCGATAGAGCTGTCGGTGGTATTAGTGGAATTCTGGAGAAATTAATTCGAGGACCGaataaagaagaaattaATGCAAAATCCAAACCGGAAGATGTATACATTTTTCTCAGtcgaatcattcaaaatgaatatggTAAATCGATTAAAGCAACAATACCAAGAATctatgattatcaatttccAATTAGTGAACGTATTTCACAACGAtgtttcaattcttttgctCAATTTGCCGATCGATTACGGAAACATTATATTTGGCCACATaaaa TGATTGAAGCGTCAGCaagtttttcttcatttaatAAATTTGCACTCCGTAGTTATGGAGATTTTGATAGCTGTTTGGATATTGTAGCTGATGATGGAGATCGCCGTACTAATGAAGTATTTTTCACTGGACAATATTGTCTTCTACAAGTAGAATTACCCTTGCCGGAATTGAAATCAAGCATCACTTATTATGATCGGATTCTATATTTTAATCAAACAGAATTATTTGGCACATTTAGCGaatattttatgatgatagcACCGTTTCTATATTCAaatccattatcatttggtCTTTGTTTGCCTTCCACTTGTTCAGCCTCAGAAATTGAAAGAGTTGGCAATTTTT TTCTTCATAGGCTACATATTAATATTCGCCGTTCTTCAGACTGTTATAGCCGATTAAATATGACTGTTGAAGCATTGCCCGAAGATTTTTATGAACTTGATCTAGAATCAATTAAACAGATGCAATCATTTCATATCGGACAATTTATCGGtcaaatgaatcgatatcaaatattgatcat ATTGTTTGCTGTCGCATCAATCATCACTGTACTGTTGGCAACTGTATACGAAGTTTATCATcgatattcaaatgaaactTTATGGAAAAGTCATCAACGTGATCGTCCCAAAtcttttattgtttgtttctcaTTTCGATATAGTCTTGaacaaatattcatcattcgtGATCGTTATGTTTGCCAACAAATGCTTGGTCAACCAATTGATTTtcttaaaaatcaatcacaaaTGGTCAATACTGTTTGTTTGGATGCCCTTAAATCAATTGCATTAGCATGGATCTGTCTTAGTAATTTCTATCTTCTTGGCTATCAACCACAAATGATTTCTAGTCTTC CTCATCTTCGTGATCTCGTATTTAATATGCGAACCAATGTTTTCTATCAAATTGTGATCCAATCTTGGctttcattcgaaattttctttgCAATCAG TGGCTTTCTGCTGGCCTATACATTTCTACCATATATTGCTAAACACGAAGGTCGACCATCGttatcattcttttttgCCAAACGATTTGTTCGCCTTTTaccatcaatgttttttctctgtatGGCCATTAAATTATTGCCATTATGGAAAAATGCCGGACCATTATATAATTCAAGTGTtgagaaaattttacaaCCATGTCAAAATCATATCCTAAGAAGTTTACTATTTTTTGctgatttttatgattacAATATAACg TGTTTACCACATCTTTGGTATATTAGCAATGAATTTCAGATATCCATGTTTGGCGTATTCGTTCTCATATTTGTCTATAATCGACGTAAACAtgcaatgaaaacatttttcacattAATTATGATTGGAATTCTATTTTCCGGTTTGATTGCATATCGTCTTCAACtgaaatcattgatcattgtgaATGCAATCATGGA TGAAATACCTAACATATTCAAATCGATACATTTCAATGGATTCGCTCATTTTCAATCCTATTTTGCCGGTATGGCATTGGGATATtattttcgaatgaattatAGCCAAGCAGCTAAACCATTTAATTTCGTATTACCATTACGAATCCTTATTGCATTGATATtattaacattatcatcatcatatgcaATTTATATTCCATTGATATTTTCTCATTATACATCGCCAACAAGTGACGATGTCAACAATTGGTTAATCATTTTATACTATGCAACAGCAAGAATTCTATTCATTGGGCCAACATTATGGATTATTATACAATGTTTACCGCGTAATAATATCTTTACAAAAGTGTTATCATGGTCAATATTTCGAATTTGTAGCCATCTTTCTTTCCAAATCTATTTAtggaatttgattatcatttggatttatttattcactAAACGTACATTATTAGAGATTAATCTAATGGAATCG tttcCTGTTGCAATGAGCTTATTCATATTAACAGTGGTAATATCGATGTTTACTTTTTTGCTATTTGAAGCACCATATCGTAATCTATTTCGatattattttgaatcacCACGTACACATAGTAATTGTTCAACAATATCGATGAATGATCGTAATCAGAACAATGtgaatacaacaacaacaacaacagcaacaacaatggacAATGGACAAATGAAAACGACAGTATTAATAgcgaaacaaaatgattcaattcgaatgaatgaatatagaGTTTATGATAATCCAAACATTGTCATCGATTCGTGA
- the LOC124498339 gene encoding uncharacterized protein LOC124498339, translating to MLIQLYVLVKFMFMTVFATTNDSSQSSNEFWSIINHPCFDQKNAHDCQQWNYMNNSEQCMWCEYWCIHQLNASHDCEHYSYRLNYLFEKPKIMTIKPRAVFSDVPMMITISGQYLAQSDKFSSVYNDIDNIMFTSHNKTIDSPYHCKIDRKTFESIRCIIEHIDHTAKEIKLHLEYTKTVFQIKRSGIKFETNISLSVLPHHNFDSIDSTNIDSIAYEFKIVISIIGGMMLISSCWFLYSRRFYFQHHYEIFKLKFYLQKMQQYLRQKNLYLEYESVEFKRKLGEGKFGEVYLARLTTIDQQQQKQQKNVAIKRLRKESSYFRMKMFITEGIQMSQYKHERILIPLAIFIDRTNNMPSIVMPLMINGNLCHFLQQRQLLPITELLKFSLQISDGMRYLSSKNFIHGDLAARNCLLDENFDIKIGDFGFSRQLYKKDYHIIDGTYRPIRWMSIECLQSKKSKFTKKSDIWSFGVVLWEIFTLGSYPYENLSDNDLCRDIMNGYRLPPPSSCPDVIYAVMIKCWSEDSTKRPNFECLCQEISQILAAIKRQQQVDEMENASVAGTDDQQPITVICKYNNYTSLAQRFIRPNNHLNNDDEDEDFFECSIDVDDNC from the exons atgttgattcaattgtatGTTTTAGTCAAATTCATGTTTATGACAGTATTTGCCACTACCAATgattcatcacaatcatcgaatgaattttggaGTATTATAAATCATCCTTGTTTTGATCAGAAAAATGCCCACGATTGTCAACAATGGAACTATATGAATAATTCGGAACAATGTATGTGGTGTGAATATTGGTGTATTCATCAACTTAATG CTTCACATGATTGTGAACATTATTCATATCGATTGAATTATCTATTTGAGAAGCCAAAAATTATGACAATCAAACCGAGAGCAGTATTCTCTGATgtaccgatgatgataacgatttCTGGACAATATTTAGCACAATCggataaattttcatcagtTTATAATGACATTGATAATATAATGTTTACATCTCACAACAAAACTATCGATAGTCCATATCATTGCaaaattgatcgaaaaacattcgaatcgattcGATGTATCATCGAACATATTGATCATACGGCCAAAGAAA TAAAATTGCATCTAGAATATACGAAAACTGTTTTTCAGATCAAACGTTCAGgcataaaatttgaaacaaacatcTCATTATCGGTATTACCAcatcataattttgattctatCGATTCAACTAATATAGATTCAATCGCATAcgaattcaaaattgttaTTTCGATTATTGGTGGAATGATGCTGATCAGTTCTTGTTGGTTCCTTTATTCACGACGGTTTTATTTTCAGcatcattatgaaatttttaaattaaaattctatttacaaaaaatgcaacaatatttacgacaaaaaaatctttatctTGAATATGAATCCGTCGAATTTAAACGAAAATTAGGTGAAGGAAAATTCGGTGAAGTATATTTAGCTCGTTTaacaacaatcgatcaacagcaacaaaaacaacaaaaaaatgttgccaTCAAAAGACTTCGAAAAGAAAGTAGCtattttcgaatgaaaatgtttattaCGGAAGGAATTCAAATGAGTCAATATAAACATGAGCGTATACTCATTCCGTTGGCCATTTTCATCGATCGAACCAATAACATGCCATCGATTGTAAtgccattgatgataaatggtAATCTCTGCCATTTTCTTCAACAACGACAGCTATTACCCATTACTGAgctattgaaattttctttacaaATATCGGATGGCATGCGATATTTATCATCGAAAAACTTTATTCATGGTGATCTAGCTGCAAGAAATTGTttattggatgaaaattttgatataaaaattggtgattttggtttttcacGTCAGCTGTACAAAAAAGATTATCATATAATTGATGGAACTTATCGGCCAATTCGATGGATGTCTATCGAATGTTTGCAGTCtaagaaatcaaaatttacgAAAAAATCCGATATCTGGTCATTTGGTGTTGTCCTATGGGAAATATTCACATTAGGATCATATCCATATGAAAATCTAAGCGATAACGATCTATGTAGAGATATCATGAATGGATATCGATTACCACCACCTTCCAGTTGTCCAGATGTAATCTATGCAGTCATGATAAAATGTTGGTCAGAAGATTCAACCAAACGACCGAATTTCGAATGCCTATGCCAAGAAATTAGTCAAATCCTCGCTGCGatcaaacgacaacaacaagttgatgaaatggaaaacgCAAGTGTTGCTGGCactgatgatcaacaaccaaTTACAGTCATttgtaaatataataattataccAGTCTAGCTCAACGTTTTATTCGTCCAAATAATCAtctcaacaatgatgatgaagatgaagattttttcgaatgttccatcgatgttgatgataattgttga